From one Verrucomicrobiota bacterium genomic stretch:
- a CDS encoding carbon-nitrogen family hydrolase has protein sequence MNVYAIQMNLAWEDKRANYQTARRLIAAAKPLPGSLMVLPELFATGFSMHVEAIAESPGGETSQFLSRTAQEVGVYLVGGVAARIKTGKGRNEALLYGPDGSIQARYAKAHVFNPAGEGDHYECGTAPVLAPWQEEKLALFVCYDLRFPEVFRLAALQGATVAVVIANWPTVRIGHWMALLQARAIENQMFVVGVNRCGQTPKLAYDGRSLIVDPLGKILADGGTSEGVIQATLDHRVLEQWRQEFPVLADTRAEHFAACQQTMNNQPPPGNP, from the coding sequence ATGAACGTGTATGCCATTCAAATGAATCTGGCTTGGGAAGACAAGCGCGCGAATTATCAAACCGCGCGCCGCTTGATTGCCGCCGCCAAGCCGCTGCCGGGATCGCTGATGGTGTTGCCGGAACTGTTTGCCACCGGGTTCAGCATGCACGTGGAAGCCATTGCTGAATCCCCCGGAGGCGAGACCTCGCAATTCCTAAGCCGTACCGCACAGGAGGTCGGGGTGTATTTGGTCGGAGGTGTGGCGGCGCGCATCAAAACGGGCAAGGGACGAAATGAGGCGTTATTATACGGGCCGGATGGAAGCATCCAAGCGCGCTACGCCAAGGCACATGTCTTTAATCCGGCGGGGGAGGGCGATCACTATGAATGCGGCACCGCACCGGTACTCGCTCCCTGGCAGGAGGAAAAATTGGCGCTGTTTGTCTGCTATGACCTGCGTTTTCCCGAGGTGTTCCGGCTGGCCGCCCTCCAAGGAGCGACGGTTGCCGTGGTCATCGCCAACTGGCCCACCGTACGGATCGGGCATTGGATGGCGCTTTTGCAAGCGCGCGCCATTGAAAATCAGATGTTCGTGGTGGGGGTGAACCGCTGCGGTCAAACCCCAAAACTGGCTTACGATGGACGTTCGCTGATCGTGGACCCGCTGGGGAAAATATTGGCGGATGGCGGCACGTCTGAAGGGGTGATCCAAGCAACGCTGGATCACCGAGTGCTGGAACAGTGGCGGCAGGAGTTCCCGGTGCTGGCGGACACCCGCGCGGAGCATTTCGCCGCCTGCCAACAGACCATGAACAACCAACCGCCGCCGGGGAACCCTTGA